A part of Gossypium hirsutum isolate 1008001.06 chromosome A07, Gossypium_hirsutum_v2.1, whole genome shotgun sequence genomic DNA contains:
- the LOC107956885 gene encoding LOB domain-containing protein 16, translating into MASSGSTATGPGSPCGACKFLRRKCATDCIFAPYFSSEHGPARFAAIHKVFGASNVSKLLSHIPAHDRCEAVVTIAYEAQARIRDPVYGCVAHIFALQQQVKLWKLPFDHLLTV; encoded by the coding sequence ATGGCATCATCTGGTAGTACTGCCACAGGACCTGGTTCCCCTTGCGGTGCATGCAAGTTTCTGAGACGAAAATGTGCCACAGACTGTATATTTGCACCTTACTTTAGTTCAGAACATGGCCCTGCAAGGTTTGCAGCCATTCACAAAGTGTTTGGTGCTAGCAATGTCTCCAAATTATTGTCGCACATCCCAGCTCATGATCGTTGTGAGGCGGTTGTCACCATTGCTTATGAAGCTCAAGCAAGGATTAGAGACCCTGTTTATGGTTGTGTTGCTCATATTTTCGCCTTGCAACAACAGGTAAAATTATGGAAGCTCCCATTTGATCATCTCTTAACAGTTTAA
- the LOC107955448 gene encoding deoxyhypusine hydroxylase codes for MCSLVDGVSASDMEKFLCDRLLDPTQPISERFRALFSLRNLKGPAPRNALIQATRDSSNLLAHEAAFALGQMQDAEAIPALEVVLNDLSLHPIVRHEAAEALGAIGLESNIPLLKNSLVLDPAPEVRETCELALQRIEELKSNGSNDKSSMTEKSPFLSVDPAAPASSHSSVDKLREVLLDEARGMYERYSALFALRNHGGEEAVSAIIDSLGAKSALLKHEVAYVLGQLQNKAASAALSSILRNETEHPMVRHEAAEALGSIADDQSVALLEEFARDPEPIVSQSCEVALSMLEFERAGKSFEFLFMQTPVVH; via the exons ATGTGTTCCTTGGTCGACGGCGTATCAGCATCCGACATGGAGAAATTTCTATGCGACCGGTTGCTTGACCCGACACAACCCATATCCGAGCGCTTCCGAGCTCTCTTCTCCCTTCGCAACCTCAAAGGCCCTGCCCCTCGCAACGCTCTCATTCAAG CGACAAgggattcatcaaatttgttgGCTCATGAAGCTGCATTTGCATTGGGTCAAATGCAAGATGCTGAAGCTATTCCTGCTTTGGAAGTAGTTCTAAATGATCTTTCTTTGCATCCCATCGTTCGTCATGAG GCAGCTGAAGCACTTGGTGCCATTGGTTTGGAGAGTAACATTCCTCTTTTGAAGAATAGTTTGGTTCTAGATCCTGCTCCAGAAGTCCGTGAAACATGCGAACTGGCTCTCCAGCGAATTGAGGAGTTAAAATCCAATGGTAGTAATGACAAATCATCCATGACAGAAAAGTCACCCTTCTTGTCAGTTGATCCTGCTGCACCAGCTTCATCTCATTCATCTGTTGATAAACTTAG GGAGGTGCTGTTGGATGAAGCAAGAGGCATGTATGAGAGGTATTCAGCTCTCTTTGCTCTTCGGAACCATGGTGGAGAGGAAGCTGTTTCTGCCATTATTGATTCTTTGGGGGCCAAAAGTGCTTTGTTGAAGCATGAG GTTGCTTATGTCTTGGGTCAATTGCAAAATAAAGCTGCTTCAGCTGCACTTAGCAGTATACTCAGGAATGAGACTGAGCATCCAATGGTTAGACATGAAGCTGCTGAAGCTCTCGGTTCCATTGCAG ATGATCAAAGTGTAGCACTTCTTGAGGAATTTGCTAGGGATCCTGAGCCCATTGTCTCACAGAGCTGTGAAGTCGCTCTTAGCATGCTGGAATTTGAGAGAGCAGGAAAATCATTTGAG TTCCTCTTCATGCAAACTCCTGTGGTGCATTAG